Within the Maledivibacter sp. genome, the region TATACAAGTCCAGAATACCCAGAACCGTCGCATATTTGTACATTTATATGAAAATCAAGGGTTATAAATAGGTTGTATCTGGAATATTAATTAAATATAGTACAGCTTCATATGAATATATAAAATAAGTTTGGAGGGATGGAGCTTGTTAAATTTATTTAGAGTTAATGGTAAAATTAACTGGGCCGCTTTGATAATTAGTATTATTATCCCATTATTGGTAGGTTTTCTTAGCTCATACTTTATTATGGATTCGTATCAAGCCTTTGAAGAGCTAAACAAACCCAGTTTTGCACCGCCGGCTTCCCTTTTTGGGCCTGTTTGGACAATATTATATATACTTATGGGTATAGCAAGCTATAGAGTTTGGATGTATGGAACGGATAGACAGGATGTAAGGAGTGCCCTTCTATTTTACGGATTACAGCTGGTATTTAATTTTCTATGGCCTATAATTTTCTTTGGATCAGGATTAAGGGGGCTGGCATATATTGAGATAATTATATTGCTAATACTTGTAATAATAACCACATTCAAATTTTATAATATAGACAAAATCTCAGGATATTTATTAATTCCATATGTATTATGGGTTGCATTTGCTTCTGTATTAAATCTGTCAATATGGTTATTAAATAGATAGAAATACTTGAAATACATTGAAAATATGTGATAAGATATAGAAAAGAAGGATGAAGGAGGTGTGAAGATGAGAGACAAGATTTTAGTTGACCATTTTTTGGATAAACTACCAGCTAATTATAATATAGCATTTACTTTGTTAAACCAAGGGGGTAGTCCGTCCAAAATTGAATATTATGTCAACTGAGATCAAGTAATTCATCTTTACCTAACTAAAATCTAAATCGGTTATTAATCCAGGTAGGAGTTTACTTGCCTGGGTTTTTTTAATGTAATCTTACTATAGAGAGTTCCAAGTAAATCTTAATTTATACATAGGAAAGTATCCGATGTTTCTAGGGATTTTTGATATATATGAATTAAAGTTTTGACTGGAATCTCTATAATAATATAGTATGAGAAACTTTATCAATGCTCGGGTAGGTAGTTATTCACTCGAGCATTTTTTATGTTTAACTTAAAAGAATGATCCAAAAACTTGGTACTTGGAACATATAACCTGCAACTTAAAGGAGGAATAAAAATGATAGAAATCGCTTTAAAAAATATTCAAAAGTATTATGGTGCAAATAAAGTGCTTAGGGATATAAGCTTTGAAGCCCTTGGATCAGATAGAATAGGAATATTAGGGAGAAATGGAACTGGGAAAACTACAATTTTCAAGATTATAGCTAAACTAGAAGGTTATGAAGAGGGTACTTTATCCATAAGAAAGGGTGCCAACATAGGATATCTAGATCAAATTCCAGAGTTTCCCAAGGATTATAGGGCAATGGATGTACTGAATGAAGCATTTAAAGACGTTCTAAGAATTAAGGAGAAACTAAGAAGTCTAGAGAATGAGATGATCAATCTACAAGATCAAGAGCTAGACAATATAATGGGAAGATATGGGGAGTTACAAATACAGTATGAAAGTCAAGGCGGATATGAGATAGAAGAGAAGATCAGTAAGATATGTACGGGTTTGAAGATTAATGAAGAGTTTAAAGAAAGACTATTTCATACTTTAAGTGGTGGGGAAAAGACCACCATCATGTTGGGTAAAATATTACTTCAAAATCCAAGCATACTTTTACTTGACGAGCCGACTAATCACTTAGATATAGCTTCTGTTGAATGGCTGGAAGAGTTTTTAAGGGATTATCAGGGAACAGTGCTTATAATATCCCATGATAGATATTTTCTCGATTCAGTAGTAGATAAAATAGTGGAAATAGAAGATGGAAAGTCAAATATTTATAATGGAAATTATTCTTATTATATACAGGAAAGAGAAGTAAGGCTGGCTCAGCAGATGGAAGCATATAAATCTCAACAGAAAAAAATAAAATCCATGGAAGAAGCAATTAAAAGATTTAAGGATTGGGGAAATCGTGGGGATAATGAAGATATGTTTAAGAAAGCAGCAAGTATGCAAAAAAGAATTGATAAGATGGAAAAGATAGATAGACCCATTGTGGAAAAGCCTAATATGAAGCTTGATTTATCCACAAGCTCTAGGTCCGGAAGGGACGTTATAGAAATAAGTGGATTGACAAAAGGCTTTGATGATAAAGTCCTATTAAGGAATCTGGACTTTCATGTTAAGTATTCAGAAAAGGTGGCTATTTTAGGAAAGAATGGCTGTGGGAAATCCACACTCATAAAGATACTATTAAATGACATAAAGGTGGATAAAGGACAGGTGAAAATAGGATTGGGGGTAAAGATCGGATATCTTCAGCAGGAAATAGAATTTAGTGATAAAGAACATACTATTATAGAGGTTTTCAGAGAAGATTATCCAGTATCCGAAGGACAGGCCAGGGGAATACTTGCAAGATTTTTATTCTATGCCGATGATGTATTTAAAAAGGTAAAGAATTTATCGGGAGGAGAGAAGGTAAGACTAAAGCTGTGCATCCTTATGCACAAGGATATAAATCTCTTAATACTAGATGAACCTACCAATCATCTAGATATCGATTCCAGGGAGATGCTAGAAAAAGCCCTTGGAGATTTTGATGGGACTATAGTATTTATATCCCATGATAGATACTTTATTAATAAAATAGCCCAAAGAATAGTGGATTTTAATGATAAGAAGCTGGTGAATTATGTTGGAGATTATAATTATTATAAAGAAAAAAAGTTACAAGAAACATTAGTTAGAAACACAGGGTCTAATAAGAATAGGGTAAAGAAGGAAAGAATTAGACATAAAATGACTAAGGATGGTGGTAATAATAAACTAGAGGGAGCGGTTAAAGCCTTGGAGCAGGAAATTGAAGCCCTAGAAAATCAAATTGAAACTCTAGATGATCAGTTGGCTAATCACTCCCATGATTATGAAAAATTAGCAGGTATTCATAAAGAAAAATGTGATTTGCAGCAAAGCCTTGATAGCCTATTGGAGGAATGGATAAACCTAAGTTCATAAAGAACAACATCACCATTTATTATTTAACCATTATTATGTATAATTAAATAGTATTAAAAGCACATAAACTATAAAAAAATTAAAAAAATATAATTATAGGATAAAATAAATATTAGGAGAGATAAAATGGCAAAATTTGAACTTATGGCTACATCAGCCTTTGGAATAGAAGCTGTGGTTGCTAGGGAAATTAAGGAGTTAGGCTATGAAAATGTTGTAGTTGAAAATGGAAGGGTAACATTCACGGGAAATGAGGAGGCAATATGTAAATCTAACCTATGGCTTAGATGTGCGGATAGAGTATATTTAAAGGTAGGGGAATTTGTAGCCACAACCTTTGAGGAGCTTTTTCAGCAGGTAAAGGCATTACCATGGGAAAACTATCTTCCCATAGATGCTAATTTTCCGGTGAATGCAAAATCAGTAAAATCCAAGCTTTTTAGTTTGTCGGATATCCAAGCAATTTCTAAGAAGGCTGTAGTTGAAAAAATGAAGGAAACCTATATGCAGGATTGGTTTGAGGAAAGCGGAAGCAAGTATCCTATAATGGTATCTATATTGAAGGATAAGGTTACAGTATCAATAGATACCAGTGGGGCTGGACTCCACAAAAGGGGCTACAGGGAAGTGGGAAGTGAAGCACCTCTAAAGGAAACCTTGGCAGCGGCAATGATAAAGATAAGTAGATGGCGTCCCGATAGAGTTTTTATTGATCCATTTTGTGGTTCGGGAACTATTCCCATAGAAGCAGCTCTAATAGGAAGGAATATAGCACCTGGGCTTAACAGGGGATTTATTTCAGAACAGTGGGATATAGTTCCTAAGGAGCTATGGAAAAAGATAAAAAAAGAAGCCTATGAGGCTATAGATCACGATATAGAGTTAAATATCTCAGGATACGATATAGATGGTAGAGTAACTAACATAGCCATGAACAATGCCATTGAAGCCGGAGTAGATGATTGCATCCATTTTCAAAAAAGACCCGTAGGTGAGCTTAGCTCAAAGAAAAAATACGGATACATAGTATGTAACCCACCCTATGGGGAGAGATTAAGTAAAAAAAGAGAGGTAGAAAGGCTTTATAAGGAAATGGGCAAGGCCTTTGGGAACCTTGATACATGGTCATATTATGTGATTACCTCCCATGAAGGCTTTCAAGAATCCTTTGGCAGAAAAGCCGATAAAAATCGAAAGCTTTACAATGGACGTATCAAATGCTATTACTATCAGTATTTCGGACCAAGACCGCCTAGGAGAAGTGAATAGTATATATGAAATAGAAAGTAACCGGTTTTTTTGATTTTAATGTATTGATTAATTGGATTTTTGGAACTCAAAGGTAGGCGGCAAGAGTTTTAGGAATATCTCCGAATATAGTTTTTAAGGCAAAATATATAGAAGCAAACGAACCGTCCTGTTGCTTCTATGATTTAATATATCCTTTACTATAAATTAAAGAAGCCATTTACGTTTCCTTGACAACAATCTGCTAAATTGATTAAATTTGCAAACTAATATTATATATAAATATGGTGGCGATTATAATGATAACTTTTTTACTTAAATCGGTTTTTGCTGGTATCATTACTCATATAGTATTAAACTATGTTAATGGTATTTTAAAATTCAAAGAGAAAATTTATGATAAAATCAATGACATTATCTTAACAAAAATCGTCCTTGCTTTTACTTTAGTAGTGCTTTTTAGCATATTAGTGGGAGGGGCAACGGTAACCATTTCATTTTTTTTAAGCTATAATTTATAGTAGGGGTGATACCAGCGAAACTGTAACCAGGGGCAAAGTAGATATTATATGAACTCTACTTTGTTTTCAAGAATCAAGGGGACGGTTCGTTTGCTTCTTATCGAAATACATAGAGTAGAATGGAATTTATGAAGACAATCACAATACCTAGAACAGCGAGGAGAAAGAGTAAGATAGGAATAAATTATATAATATTTAGAGGAATAAATCATCTGGATATTTTTCTTGAAAAGGATGACTTTGAACAATATATCTGTAGATTAAAAAAGATATCTAAAAATATGAGTTAGAGATATATGCATATTGCCTTATGGCAAAACATGTTCACTTATTAAAGTGAAAGAGAGATGATAATTATAAAGGTGAAAAAAATTGAAGGAGTAACTCAAAGGCAGGCGGCAAGAGTTTTAGGAATATCTCCGAATATAGTTTTTAAGGCAAAATAGATGGAAACAAACGAACTGTCCCCTTGCTTTGGGAAATCTTTTAGATAATGCTATAGAAGCCTGTGAGAAAGTAGCGGCGCCATGGGGACTGTCCCAGTGGCAAAGCAGAAGCTTAAACTTTAAATTACATAACACCAAAAACGACTCTAAAATGAGTCGTTTTTACTTTTTTTGACAATATACATACCAAATACCATGTTTCATCGACCACTTTTATAAAAGCTATTGAAAATATTTGAAAAACGAATAGAATAAAAGACAAATATGGAATTAAATGGTGAAAAATGGAATCAAAGGGACGGTTCGTTTGCTTCCAAACAAAACACATGATATACTAGAGTAAAAAGCCACGAGGAGAATCACAATGCCTAGAACAGCAAGGAAAAAGAGTAAAACAGGAATAAACCATATAATATTTAGAGGAATAAATTATCTAGACATCTTTCTTGAAAAGGATGACTTTGAAGAATATATTTACAGATTAGAAAAGATATCCATGAAATACGAGTTGGAAATATATGCATATTGCCTCATGACAAACCATGTTCACTTATTAATCAAAGAGGGAATAGAAGATATTTCGGCTTCACTAAAAAGACTAGGTACAGGATATGCCCAGTGGTACAATAAAAAATATAGAAGATGTGGACATGTATTTCAAGATAGATTTTTAAATGAACCAGTAGAAGATGATGCATACTTACTAACGGTATCCAGATATATACATATGAACCCCGTAAAGGTAGGAATGACCCAAAAACCAGAGGAGTGGAAATGGAGCAGTTGCAGAGGGTATTATTCTATAGACATACCGAATAGTATACTGAAGAGAGATAAAGTATTAAGCTGCTTTTGTGATGATAGAGAAAAAGCAGTAATGGGATATAAAGAATATATGAAGCAAGAAAATAACGACAAATGTATGGAATATAGAATATCAAAGAAGAGTGATAGTGAGGTATATGAAGCCCTTGCTTGTTTAATGGAAGGGATACCAGTACATAGCCTAATGGCACTGGAAAAAAGAAAAAGAGATATGATAATTGCAAAGGCAAAGAAAATAGAGGGAGTACCCCAAAGGCAGCTAGCAAGAGTTCTAGGAGTATCTCCCAATATAGTTTTTAAGGCAAAATAAATAGAAGCAAACGAACCGTCCCCTTGCTTCGCTGCGAATACTGGAGATATAATACAGGCAGTAAGATATGGGGTCCTTGGTATGCAGGTGAATATGCTGATCCTGATTGGATTAAATTATAGTTATTTAGGAGGATTTTTTTGAATACATATACCATTATAATTCTTAATATTAGTTTATCTACGCTATGGTATAAATTTATAGAGAATAGAATAACCGGAAAAATCCAATATTGGAATTGTAGGTTAAAGCAAATTTTATTGCAATTACCGTCTGTAATTTATGTAATTAATATAAACTTAAAAAATAAAAATTTACGTGAAGTTTCTATTGGAAATAGTTATGTGATGATGACAATATGTCTTCTCATTACAGTATATATGATTTTAAATTATTATAAGAAACACGAATAAATTAAATCATATATGACAAATAGACCCAACAACAGATGCACTATTGTTGGGTCTATTTAAGTGTCATGCCAATAATAGGCATAGAATTCAGTATTTATGTTGTATCTACCCCAACAATCATTTCCCAGTTTCACGATTTCGGAAACTATTAAAATTGCTAAATTATTTTTTATAATAGTATAGATTGTTTTGGGAGGTAATCATGGGGAAGCAATTAACTTTAGTCTTATTCCTCCTATTTTTTTACATACATCACTATCCCATTTCCCTTGATGAAATATACAAAAGTTCTTCTTAGATTCCTTCTATACATTGTTTCAATAATAACACAAATATCTATATGACTTTTAGGTGTGTCAATGCCTACAGCATAACAATCCAGAAGAATTATTTCTTCTGGATTGCAATAAGAAGCTAAGTGACATTAGTCTGCCGTCCCCTTACTTTTGTCCCCTTGCTTTGTAAATTGTACTCCTTGTTTCTGCACATTGTACCTCAAATGTATTTGTTGTATAATATAATATGACATAACAATATTTACCCAATAACCTTAATATATGGGTTTTAATTTGAGAGGTGGAATGTATGAAGAATCCTTTGATTATGACTCCCGGACCTACTTATATCCATGAGGAGGTTAGAAAGGCCCTATCTATGGGAATTACTAATCCTGATTTGGATTTAAATTTCTATGAATTTTATATGGAAACATGTGAGAAATTCCAAGAGTTATTAAACACCAAAAACGAAGTACTTATATTAAGTGGAGAGGGGATATTAGGCCTAGAAGCCGCTTGTGCATCCCTCATAGAACCAGGGGATCGAGTGCTATGCATTGATAACGGTATTTTTGGTAAGGGTTTTGGAGATTTTGCACAGATGTATGGGGCGGAAGTGGTTTATTTTGAATCAGACTATAAAAGAATGGTGGATGTGGAAAAACTGGAAGCGTTATTAGAAAAAGATCATAACTTCAAGATGGTGACACTGGTTCATTGTGAAACTCCATCGGGGATTACTAATCCAATCCACTTGATTTGTCCATTGTTGAAGAAATATGGAATCATATCTGTAGTGGATTCAGTATCTGCTATGGGTGGAGAAAAGCTATTAACCGATGATTGGGGAATTGATATTGTACTTGGAGGTTCACAAAAGTGTTTGTCTTCTACTCCAGGATTAACGATTATGAGTATCAGCCAAGGGGCTTGGAATAAAATATTAAATAGGAAAACGCCAATAACAGGATTTTATTGTAATCTTGCTAATTGGAGAAATTGGTATGAAGAAAAATGGTTTCCATATACACAACCAATAAGTGATATATATGGTTTAAGGGCTGCAGTGGAAATGATACTAAATGAAAAAACTTCGTTAA harbors:
- the abc-f gene encoding ABC-F type ribosomal protection protein encodes the protein MIEIALKNIQKYYGANKVLRDISFEALGSDRIGILGRNGTGKTTIFKIIAKLEGYEEGTLSIRKGANIGYLDQIPEFPKDYRAMDVLNEAFKDVLRIKEKLRSLENEMINLQDQELDNIMGRYGELQIQYESQGGYEIEEKISKICTGLKINEEFKERLFHTLSGGEKTTIMLGKILLQNPSILLLDEPTNHLDIASVEWLEEFLRDYQGTVLIISHDRYFLDSVVDKIVEIEDGKSNIYNGNYSYYIQEREVRLAQQMEAYKSQQKKIKSMEEAIKRFKDWGNRGDNEDMFKKAASMQKRIDKMEKIDRPIVEKPNMKLDLSTSSRSGRDVIEISGLTKGFDDKVLLRNLDFHVKYSEKVAILGKNGCGKSTLIKILLNDIKVDKGQVKIGLGVKIGYLQQEIEFSDKEHTIIEVFREDYPVSEGQARGILARFLFYADDVFKKVKNLSGGEKVRLKLCILMHKDINLLILDEPTNHLDIDSREMLEKALGDFDGTIVFISHDRYFINKIAQRIVDFNDKKLVNYVGDYNYYKEKKLQETLVRNTGSNKNRVKKERIRHKMTKDGGNNKLEGAVKALEQEIEALENQIETLDDQLANHSHDYEKLAGIHKEKCDLQQSLDSLLEEWINLSS
- a CDS encoding alanine--glyoxylate aminotransferase family protein, which encodes MKNPLIMTPGPTYIHEEVRKALSMGITNPDLDLNFYEFYMETCEKFQELLNTKNEVLILSGEGILGLEAACASLIEPGDRVLCIDNGIFGKGFGDFAQMYGAEVVYFESDYKRMVDVEKLEALLEKDHNFKMVTLVHCETPSGITNPIHLICPLLKKYGIISVVDSVSAMGGEKLLTDDWGIDIVLGGSQKCLSSTPGLTIMSISQGAWNKILNRKTPITGFYCNLANWRNWYEEKWFPYTQPISDIYGLRAAVEMILNEKTSLNRHEKIAKAVRKALTEGGLELYPLDGFSNTVTTVNIPEGISYQQIFEGMVNEHNIMIAGAFGFLKDKVIRIGHMGQNCYEEKLYLTLKALDQVLRQVGIKLKGELHKLFVSNIED
- a CDS encoding tryptophan-rich sensory protein; translated protein: MLNLFRVNGKINWAALIISIIIPLLVGFLSSYFIMDSYQAFEELNKPSFAPPASLFGPVWTILYILMGIASYRVWMYGTDRQDVRSALLFYGLQLVFNFLWPIIFFGSGLRGLAYIEIIILLILVIITTFKFYNIDKISGYLLIPYVLWVAFASVLNLSIWLLNR
- a CDS encoding transposase produces the protein MPRTARKKSKTGINHIIFRGINYLDIFLEKDDFEEYIYRLEKISMKYELEIYAYCLMTNHVHLLIKEGIEDISASLKRLGTGYAQWYNKKYRRCGHVFQDRFLNEPVEDDAYLLTVSRYIHMNPVKVGMTQKPEEWKWSSCRGYYSIDIPNSILKRDKVLSCFCDDREKAVMGYKEYMKQENNDKCMEYRISKKSDSEVYEALACLMEGIPVHSLMALEKRKRDMIIAKAKKIEGVPQRQLARVLGVSPNIVFKAK
- a CDS encoding class I SAM-dependent RNA methyltransferase, coding for MAKFELMATSAFGIEAVVAREIKELGYENVVVENGRVTFTGNEEAICKSNLWLRCADRVYLKVGEFVATTFEELFQQVKALPWENYLPIDANFPVNAKSVKSKLFSLSDIQAISKKAVVEKMKETYMQDWFEESGSKYPIMVSILKDKVTVSIDTSGAGLHKRGYREVGSEAPLKETLAAAMIKISRWRPDRVFIDPFCGSGTIPIEAALIGRNIAPGLNRGFISEQWDIVPKELWKKIKKEAYEAIDHDIELNISGYDIDGRVTNIAMNNAIEAGVDDCIHFQKRPVGELSSKKKYGYIVCNPPYGERLSKKREVERLYKEMGKAFGNLDTWSYYVITSHEGFQESFGRKADKNRKLYNGRIKCYYYQYFGPRPPRRSE